The DNA segment CACAAGTAGCGCGCCGAACATACCTCCTGCAATTTGCGCTGCTATATAGCCTAAAATCATTGAAGGCGCAAAACTGCCAATTACCGCTAAGCCAAGGGTTACCGCAGGGTTAAGATGCGCGCCACTATAAGGCCCTGTTACGACCACCGCCACATAAACTGCAAACGCCCAAGCGGTGGTGATCACAATCCACCCTGAACTTTGCCCTTTGGTTTTATTTAAACAGACATTTGCAACGACACCATTCCCCATTAAAATCAGTAATGCCGTACCAATAAATTCAGCCAGATAAGCATTCATAATGCACTCCTTTTTAATCCATTTTATGAGATCTGTAATTTTCTTTCGTTTAGATCCAAAAAGTGTTCTTTTGAATATTATTGGTGCGTATTTCATTATTAATAGAAAATCTTATAAAGCAATACTTTTTGTAAGGATTTATCTACTTTTTCTCCAATTTGCTAACTGGATCACATTTTTAATTTATTGATTATTATTGAAATATAGTGAATAACTCATAATAGGGAGCGGTAAAAATATTTTGTGAAGTGGATCAAAAATTTGAATATTGCTCATTTTAAACTTGAGCGTTTTCGATTATTTTCTTTCAGGTAATGCTTTCGTTTTAGCTCAAAATTAATGTTCTCGTGAGTAAAAAGGTGCAACATTTTACTTATCTAACAGACAAAAGAGGATCGATTATGACAGAGAAAAAATATATTATCGCTTTAGATCAAGGCACAACCAGTTCCAGAGCGGTATTGCTCGATCATAATGCCAATGTTGTTGAAATTGCGCAGCGTGAATTTACCCAAATTTACCCACAAGCAGGCTGGGTAGAGCATAATCCAATGGAAATTTGGGCAACACAAAGTTCCACCTTAAACGAAGTGGTGGCGAAAGCCGGCATTTCTTCTGATAGCATTGCAGCGATAGGGATCACGAATCAACGCGAAACTACTATCGTATGGGAAAAAGAAAGCGGCAAACCGGTTTACAATGCCATTGTGTGGCAGTGCCGCCGCACCGCGGATATTACCGACAAACTCAAAGCAGACGGCCACGAAGACTATATTCGTAAAACCACAGGATTGGTGGTAGATCCTTACTTTTCTGGCACTAAAGTGAAATGGATTTTGGATAATGTTGAAGGGGCAAGAGAAAAAGCTGAACGTGGCGAATTGCTTTTTGGTACGGTGGATACTTGGCTTGTGTGGAAACTCACCCAAGGACGCGTACACGTTACGGATTACACCAATGCTTCTCGCACAATGTTATTTAACATTCATACCAAACAATGGGATGACAAAATGCTCGAAATTTTGGACATTCCAAAATCAATGCTACCTGAAGTGCGTAATTCTTCGGAAATCTACGGACAAACCAATATCGGCGGAAAAGGTGGGGTGCGTATTCCAGTGGCGGGTATTGCAGGCGACCAGCAAGCAGCCCTTTATGGACATCTTTGCGTTCACGCAGGGCAAGCTAAAAATACCTATGGCACAGGCTGCTTTATGTTAATGCACACAGGCGATAAAGCCGTACAATCGCAAAATGGCTTGCTCACCACCATTGCTTGTAATGCTAAAGGCGAGCCTGAATATGCTTTAGAAGGCTCAATTTTTATGGGCGGCGCATCAATTCAATGGCTGCGTGATGAACTCAAAATTGTTCACGATAGTTTTGACAGCGAATATTTCGCACAAAAAGTACCTGATTGTAACGGTGTTTATGTTGTTCCCGCCTTTACTGGTTTAGGCGCGCCTTATTGGGATCCTTATGCCCGAGGTGCAATTTTAGGCCTATCTCGTGGCGCAAACCGCAACCACATTGTGCGCGCTACCCTTGAATCTATCGCGTATCAAACTCGTGATGTATTAGAAGCAATGCAATCCGATTCAGGGGAAAAACTCAAGTCCTTACGCGTGGACGGCGGCGCAACCGCTAATAATTTCCTAATGCAATTCCAAGCCGATATTCTCAACACCCCAGTTGAACGCCCTGTGGTGAAAGAAGTTACCGCACTAGGCGCAGCTTATCTTGCTGGGCTTGCCACCGGATTTTGGAAAGATTTAGACGAATTGCGTGATAAAGCTGATGTTGAACGCACTTTCTTACCTGATGACGATAAAGCTAAACGCATTAAACGTTACAAAGGCTGGAAAAAAGCCGTGAAACGTGCATTAGAATGGGAAAAAGATGAAGATTAATCACTAAACATTATTGAATAACAAATCTGCTCCTTATAACAAACTATGATTTAAGGGGCAGATTTTTCCACAGCAACTAACTATTCTCCTTAACCCCCACAGAAGACTCGAATATATTTTGTGACTGTATTAGATTAACAGTTACGCTAGCCTATAAAATAAAGATAATTCATTGTGCTAGGTGTAAACGAATTTAGATAATTCAGAATTAATCACTAACCGATTAGAAACGAGAAATTACATTAATGGGAATTGAAAATTTCTAGAATCAGGCTAAATTTCGTTTTAACTTTGGAACACCAAAAAATTGCTAAAGGCACTGTGCTTTTAGTGTAGAATTTAGAACTAATCTAATACAGAACCAGATATAATAACGGAAGAATAATAACACACCTGTAAAAATGTATTATAGAAATAATTAATGGCAGGGGCGGAGAGGCTCGAACTCCCAACACCCGGTTTTGGAGACCGGTGCTCTACCAATTGAACTACGCCCCTAAATGAAGTGGCGGAACGGACGGGACTCGAACCCGCGACCCCCTGCGTGACAGGCAGGTATTCTAACCAGCTGAACTACCGCTCCGCAAAATTGATAATTGGCAGTGACCTACTCTCACATGGGGATACCCCACACTACCATCGGCGTTATAGCGTTTCACTTCTAAGTTCGACATGGAATTAGGTGGGTCCGCTACACTATAGCTGCCAAAAAATTTTATTTTGTTAATTTACTTAAACAAAAATAAATTAATAAAATAAAACCTGGCGGTGTCCTACTCTCACATGGGGATTCCCCACACTACCATCGGCGTTACAGCGTTTCACTTCTAAGTTCGGCATGGATTTAGGTGGGTCCACTGCACTAGCGCCGCCAAGATAATTCTTTCTATTCTTTATGTTTTTCTCTTAGTCAATAACTTCGCTTATTTCTATTCCATTATCCGACTAAGTGTCTTTATTCTTACTCTTTCTTTCCAATCAAAAACAAGCCAAAACCCTTGAGCGTTGTATAGTTAAGCCTCTCGGGCAATTAGTACTGGTTAGCTCAACGGCTCACACCGCTTACACACCCAGCCTATCTACGTCATAGTCTCTAACAACCCTTACTGACTTTAAGTCAGGGAGAACTCATCTTAAGGCAAGTTTCGTGCTTAGATGCTTTCAGCACTTATCTCTTCCGCATTTAGCTACCCAGCTGTGCCTCTGGCGAGACAACTGGTACACCAGTGATGCGTCCACTCCGGTCCTCTCGTACTAGGAGCAGCCCCTCTCAATTCTCCAACGCCCACGGCAGATAGGGACCGAACTGTCTCACGACGTTCTAAACCCAGCTCGCGTACCACTTTAAATGGCGAACAGCCATACCCTTGGGACCTACTTCAGCCCCAGGATGTGATGAGCCGACATCGAGGTGCCAAACACCGCCGTCGATATGAACTCTTGGGCGGTATCAGCCTGTTATCCCCGGAGTACCTTTTATCCGTTGAGCGATGGCCCTTCCATTCAGAACCACCGGATCACTATGACCTGCTTTCGCACCTGCTCGACTTGTCTGTCTCGCAGTTAAGCTTGCTTATACCATTGCACTAACCTGACGATGTCCGACCGTCATTAGCAAACCTTCGTGCTCCTCCGTTACGCTTTGGGAGGAGACCGCCCCAGTCAAACTACCCACCAGACACTGTCCGAACACCCGTTTCAGGCGCTTCGTTAGAACATCAAACGTTAAAGGGTGGTATTTCAACAACGACTCCACGATAACTGGCGTTACCGCTTCATAGTCTCCCACCTATCCTACACATCAAAATTCAAGGTTCAGTGTCAAGCTATAGTAAAGGTTCACGGGGTCTTTCCGTCTAGCCGCGGGTACACCGCATCTTCACGGCGATTTCAATTTCACTGAGTCTCGGGTGGAGACAGCCTGGCCATCATTATGCCATTCGTGCAGGTCGGAACTTACCCGACAAGGAATTTCGCTACCTTAGGACCGTTATAGTTACGGCCGCCGTTTACTGGGGCTTCGATCAGGAGCTTCTCTTTCGATTACACCATCAATTAACCTTCCAGCACCGGGCAGGCATCACACCCTATACGTCCACTTTCGTGTTTGCAGAGTGCTGTGTTTTTAATAAACAGTTGCAGCCAGCTGGTATCTTCGACTGGTTCATGCTCCATCCGTAAAGAACTTCACACTACGCCAGCGCACCTTCTCCCGAAGTTACGGTGCTATTTTGCCTAGTTCCTTCACCCGAGTTCTCTCAAGCGCCTGAGTATTCTCTACCTGACCACCTGTGTCGGTTTTCAGTACGGTTTAGATAAACCTGAAGCTTAGTGGCTTTTCCTGGAAGTGTGGTATCAATTACTTCAGCACCTTAGTGCCTCGTCATCATCTCTCAGTGTTTACAGTGAACCGGATTTGCCTAACTCACCCACCTACCAACTTAAACGACCATTTCCAACAGGTCGATAACCTAACCTACTCCGTCCCCACATCGCAGTTTATCCAAGTACGGGAATATTAACCCGTTTCCCATCGACTACGCTTTTCAGCCTCGCCTTAGGGGCCGACTCACCCTGCCCCGATTAACGTTGGACAGGAACCCTTGGTCTTCCGGCGAACGGGTTTTTCACCCGTTTTATCGTTACTTATGTCAGCATTCGCACTTGTGATACGTCCAGCAATCCTCTCGAACCACCTTCTTCCGCTTACACAACGCTCCCCTACCCAACAGTATTGCTACTGATGCCGCAGCTTCGGTACTATATTTTAGCCCCGTTACATCTTCCGCGCAGGCCGACTCGACTAGTGAGCTATTACGCTTTCTTTAAATGGTGGCTGCTTCTAAGCCAACATCCTAGCTGTCTAAGCCTTCCCACTTCGTTTCCCACTTAATATAGATTTTGGGACCTTAGCTGGCGGTCTGGGTTGTTTCCCTCTCCACGACGGACGTTAGCACCCGCCGTGTGTCTCCTGAGTATCACTCTTCGGTATTCGGAGTTTGCATCGGTTTGGTAACCCGGGATGGGCCCCTAGCCGAAACAGTGCTCTACCCCCAAAGGTGTCCGCTCAAGGCTCTACCTAAATAGATTTCGGGGAGAACCAGCTATCTCCCGGTTTGATTGGCCTTTCACCCCCAGCCACAAGTCATCCGCTAATTTTTCAACATTAGTCGGTTCGGTCCTCCAGTTAGTGTTACCCAACCTTCAACCTGCCCATGGCTAGATCACCGGGTTTCGGGTCTATACCTTGCAACTCAACGCCCAGTTAAGACTCGGTTTCCCTTCGGCTCCCTTATTCAGTTAACCTCGCTACAAAATATAAGTCGCTGACCCATTATACAAAAGGTACGCAGTCACCCTTTCGGGCTCCCACTGCTTGTACGTACAGGGTTTCAGGTTCTATTTCACTCCCCTCACCGGGGTTCTTTTCGCCTTTCCTTCACAGTACTGGTTCACTATCGGTCAATCAGGAGTATTTAGCCTTGGAGGATGGTCCCCCCATCTTCAAACAGGATTCCTCGTGTCCCGCCCTACTTATCGTAAGCTTAGTACCACACGCGATTTTTTAGATACGGGGCTATCACCCTGTGTCGCTTAGCTTCCCAGCTAATTCTCCTAAATCACACGCTATCACTCACTGGCTCCTCCGCTTTCGCTCGCCGCTACTCACAGAATCTCGGTTGATTTCTTTTCCTCGGGGTACTTAGATGTTTCAGTTCTCCCGGTTCGCCTTGTTTACCTATTTTATTCAGTAAACAATGATAGGTTCTTCACCTATCGGGTTTCCCCATTCGGACATCGTGGGTTAAACGCTTCTTATCAACTCACCCACGCTTTTCGCAGATTAGCACGTCCTTCTTCGCCTCTG comes from the Avibacterium avium genome and includes:
- the glpK gene encoding glycerol kinase GlpK; translation: MTEKKYIIALDQGTTSSRAVLLDHNANVVEIAQREFTQIYPQAGWVEHNPMEIWATQSSTLNEVVAKAGISSDSIAAIGITNQRETTIVWEKESGKPVYNAIVWQCRRTADITDKLKADGHEDYIRKTTGLVVDPYFSGTKVKWILDNVEGAREKAERGELLFGTVDTWLVWKLTQGRVHVTDYTNASRTMLFNIHTKQWDDKMLEILDIPKSMLPEVRNSSEIYGQTNIGGKGGVRIPVAGIAGDQQAALYGHLCVHAGQAKNTYGTGCFMLMHTGDKAVQSQNGLLTTIACNAKGEPEYALEGSIFMGGASIQWLRDELKIVHDSFDSEYFAQKVPDCNGVYVVPAFTGLGAPYWDPYARGAILGLSRGANRNHIVRATLESIAYQTRDVLEAMQSDSGEKLKSLRVDGGATANNFLMQFQADILNTPVERPVVKEVTALGAAYLAGLATGFWKDLDELRDKADVERTFLPDDDKAKRIKRYKGWKKAVKRALEWEKDED